One window from the genome of Candidatus Didemnitutus sp. encodes:
- a CDS encoding nucleotidyltransferase family protein translates to MSQPTPEFALLQASLNYGLRPNAPPKVSLDAASGAQCNWHRLLWLARCHGLLPSLGTMASRPDNGWSPPADTLQQLQAIGHFTQLRHLARAREACVLHDLLTRASIPFMFASGWALARRCYPVPSLRSLGMNTTLLVRASDAARARTALASLGYSLEVSPLALADRHRSRVIVHSLPATDRDFEGLIGRAETIPVGGRDLKTLPTIDWLFRLCANRNGLRWLELRRVADLLSLLNHHATWDWPLVLARADTAGLRSSLIFSLVASHRVVGQELPPQVAKEIAREPALDRHAAKLCRQLEAGQSMSPDSAAALRLNLRLQPNWGDRLRYVWRHIRNRFRSPLPVGKNESDDPACIGRFAPTPQRTVDAMLDLAETKAGDVVYDLGCGDGRIVISAAKQFGARGVGIDLDPQRIREATASAAAQQVAATTSFLCADAMRIPLRDATVVCLYLQGFAYPDLRRKLARELSRGTRIVSHTFIFPGWPPEKTKIVSVNPQTISQIYLWRIP, encoded by the coding sequence GTGAGTCAGCCGACTCCCGAGTTTGCGTTGCTTCAGGCCAGCCTGAATTATGGGCTGCGACCAAACGCCCCCCCTAAGGTCAGTTTGGACGCTGCTTCCGGGGCCCAATGCAACTGGCACCGGCTCCTTTGGTTGGCTCGTTGCCACGGACTGCTGCCCTCGCTTGGGACCATGGCGTCGCGCCCGGACAATGGATGGTCTCCGCCTGCGGACACGCTGCAGCAGTTGCAGGCGATCGGGCACTTCACCCAGCTCAGGCACTTGGCACGTGCGCGCGAAGCGTGCGTGCTCCACGACTTGCTGACGCGAGCCAGCATCCCATTTATGTTTGCGAGCGGCTGGGCATTGGCCCGGCGTTGCTACCCAGTGCCGAGCCTGCGCTCCCTCGGAATGAACACGACACTTCTGGTGCGCGCCAGCGACGCGGCTCGAGCGCGAACCGCGCTCGCTTCCCTCGGCTACTCACTCGAGGTAAGCCCTCTGGCCCTCGCCGATCGCCATCGCAGCCGGGTGATCGTCCACTCGCTGCCCGCAACCGACCGGGACTTCGAAGGGCTGATCGGTCGCGCCGAAACGATCCCGGTCGGCGGGCGAGATCTGAAAACCCTCCCGACGATCGACTGGCTGTTCCGCCTCTGCGCCAACCGCAACGGCCTTCGCTGGCTCGAACTGCGCCGCGTGGCTGATCTGCTCAGCCTCCTCAACCATCATGCGACGTGGGATTGGCCGCTGGTGCTGGCTCGAGCGGACACTGCCGGCCTTCGGTCGAGTCTGATTTTCTCGCTCGTGGCCAGCCATCGGGTCGTCGGCCAGGAACTACCACCGCAAGTCGCCAAGGAAATCGCACGCGAGCCCGCGCTCGACCGGCACGCGGCGAAACTATGCCGGCAACTTGAAGCCGGCCAGTCGATGTCGCCTGACTCGGCTGCCGCTCTGCGCCTCAATCTACGGCTCCAGCCGAACTGGGGCGATCGTTTGCGCTACGTCTGGCGGCATATCCGCAACCGATTCCGCTCCCCGCTTCCCGTCGGGAAAAACGAATCGGACGACCCGGCTTGCATCGGGCGCTTTGCTCCGACGCCGCAACGCACCGTTGACGCCATGTTGGACCTCGCCGAGACGAAAGCGGGCGACGTGGTCTACGACTTGGGCTGCGGCGACGGACGCATCGTGATTTCGGCGGCAAAGCAATTCGGCGCTCGCGGCGTGGGGATCGATTTGGATCCGCAGCGGATTCGCGAAGCCACCGCATCGGCCGCCGCGCAGCAAGTCGCGGCCACCACGTCGTTCCTCTGTGCCGACGCGATGCGGATTCCCCTGCGGGACGCCACCGTCGTCTGCCTTTATCTCCAAGGCTTCGCCTACCCTGATCTGCGCCGTAAGCTCGCGCGCGAGCTTTCCCGCGGCACACGGATCGTTTCGCACACTTTTATTTTTCCGGGCTGGCCTCCTGAAAAAACCAAGATCGTCAGCGTCAATCCGCAGACGATCTCGCAAATCTATCTCTGGCGAATCCCGTAG
- a CDS encoding tetratricopeptide repeat protein: MEPSDQLDPDALAAYRSLAFTLAAKNDRPAAILAFEAYLALAPHDADALANLAYLLKDERRFAEARALVERALACHPQHAEALIVDGLLHQEVGNLPAAIAAFHQAVATSPTHHAALVYLAAALLLHNRFAEALAAFAEARSHHPNSALIRYNQGLAQLTTGDFAAGWENYEQRAIFGAGWANNIFPAPLWQGDYSLEGRTLLIYSEQGYGDTLQFCRYALLARDAGADVILAVQPPLCGLLGASITDVRVMPIGTTVPPFDLYCPLLSLPRGFRTRLDTIPTPIPYLHAPTARIAEWQIELGRGPNIGFAWSGNPQHHRHQFRTAPPELFATLFATHHGRFFSLQKDARPGEAAALASCPNVVDLGGRLSDFTETAAIVTALDLVITVDTAIAHLAGALGKRVWILLPFAADWRWLADRTDSPWYPTVRLFRQPAPGAWAPVFAEVRRALAEFASPSDHPTSIGEQ, translated from the coding sequence ATGGAGCCATCCGACCAACTCGATCCGGACGCCTTGGCTGCGTATCGTTCGCTCGCTTTCACCCTAGCCGCGAAGAACGACCGGCCCGCCGCCATCCTCGCGTTCGAAGCCTACCTCGCGCTCGCGCCCCACGACGCCGACGCGCTGGCCAATCTCGCCTACTTGCTCAAGGACGAGCGGCGGTTTGCCGAAGCGCGGGCGCTCGTGGAGCGCGCGCTGGCCTGCCACCCGCAACACGCCGAGGCCCTTATCGTCGACGGCCTGCTGCACCAGGAGGTCGGCAACCTGCCGGCGGCCATCGCCGCCTTCCATCAGGCGGTCGCCACCTCGCCGACGCACCACGCCGCCCTCGTCTACCTCGCCGCCGCTTTGCTGCTGCACAACCGCTTCGCCGAAGCGCTCGCCGCCTTCGCCGAAGCCCGCAGCCATCACCCAAACTCGGCGTTGATTCGCTATAACCAAGGGCTCGCCCAGCTCACCACCGGCGATTTCGCAGCCGGTTGGGAAAACTACGAGCAACGCGCGATCTTCGGTGCCGGCTGGGCGAACAACATTTTCCCCGCTCCGCTCTGGCAAGGCGACTACTCCCTCGAAGGCCGCACTCTGCTGATCTACTCCGAGCAAGGTTACGGCGACACGCTCCAATTCTGCCGCTACGCGCTCCTCGCCCGCGACGCCGGCGCAGACGTCATTCTCGCGGTGCAGCCCCCGCTTTGCGGGCTGCTCGGCGCGTCGATTACCGATGTGCGCGTCATGCCGATCGGCACGACGGTGCCGCCCTTCGACCTGTATTGCCCGCTCCTCAGCCTGCCCCGCGGCTTTCGCACCCGTCTCGACACCATTCCCACCCCAATTCCCTACCTGCACGCGCCGACGGCAAGGATCGCCGAGTGGCAAATCGAACTCGGTCGCGGCCCCAACATCGGCTTCGCGTGGTCCGGCAATCCTCAGCACCACCGTCATCAGTTTCGCACCGCGCCGCCCGAACTCTTCGCCACGCTCTTCGCTACGCACCACGGTCGCTTTTTCAGTCTGCAAAAAGACGCCCGGCCCGGTGAAGCCGCTGCGCTCGCCTCGTGCCCGAACGTCGTGGATCTCGGCGGTCGCCTGTCCGACTTCACCGAAACGGCCGCCATCGTCACCGCACTCGATCTCGTGATCACCGTCGACACTGCCATCGCCCACTTGGCCGGTGCGCTCGGCAAACGCGTGTGGATTCTCCTCCCCTTCGCCGCCGACTGGCGCTGGCTCGCTGACCGCACCGACAGCCCGTGGTATCCGACCGTCCGGCTATTCCGTCAACCCGCGCCGGGCGCGTGGGCGCCGGTCTTCGCCGAGGTTCGGCGCGCGCTCGCCGAGTTCGCCTCGCCGTCCGATCACCCCACTTCGATCGGAGAACAGTGA